A region from the Triticum urartu cultivar G1812 chromosome 1, Tu2.1, whole genome shotgun sequence genome encodes:
- the LOC125550319 gene encoding glutathione S-transferase 4-like — MAPAVKVYGWAVSPFVARPLLCLEEAGVDYELVPMSRAAGDHRQPDFLGRNPFGQVPVLEDGDLTLFESRAIARHVLRKHKPELLGCGSPEAEAMVDVWLEVEAHQYNPAVSAIVVQCIILPLLGGARDQAVVDENVAKLKKVLEVYEARLSASRYLAGDDISLADLSHFPFTRYLMETEYAPLVAELPHVNAWWEGLKARPAARKVTELMPPDLGLGKKAEE, encoded by the exons ATGGCGCCGGCGGTGAAGGTGTACGGGTGGGCGGTGTCGCCGTTCGTGGCGCGCCCGCTGCTGTGCCTGGAGGAGGCCGGCGTCGACTACGAGCTCGTCCCCATGAGCCGCGCGGCCGGCGACCACCGCCAGCCGGACTTCCTCGGCCGGAACCCCTTCGGCCAGGTCCCCGTCCTCGAGGACGGCGACCTCACCCTCTTCG AGTCGCGCGCGATCGCGAGGCACGTGCTCCGGAAGCACAAGCCGGAGCTGCTGGGCTGCGGCTCGCCGGAGGCGGAGGCGATGGTGGACGTGTGGCTGGAGGTGGAGGCCCACCAGTACAACCCGGCGGTCAGCGCCATCGTGGTACAGTGCATCATCTTGCCGCTCCTCGGCGGCGCGCGGGACCAGGCGGTGGTGGACGAGAACGTAGCCAAGCTCAAGAAGGTGCTGGAGGTCTACGAGGCGCGGCTGTCGGCGTCGAGGTACCTCGCCGGCGACGACATCAGCCTCGCCGACCTCAGCCACTTCCCCTTCACGCGCTACTTGATGGAGACGGAGTACGCGCCGCTGGTGGCGGAGCTCCCCCACGTGAACGCGTGGTGGGAGGGGCTCAAGGCCAGGCCGGCCGCGAGGAAGGTGACGGAGCTCATGCCGCCGGACCTTGGGCTTGGAAAGAAGGCAGAGGAGTGA
- the LOC125550310 gene encoding asparagine--tRNA ligase, cytoplasmic 1-like translates to MADDAASAPPTAQLAAASISSSPSSDLEPPTSRTRIRAILDAGDAMAGERVVVGGWVKTGRQQGKGEFAFLEVNDGSCQGNLQVMVDKDVHPLASLTHTGTSVLVEGVLKKPPAEAKQRIELKVERVIELGEVDAAAYPLPKTKITLETLRDFVHLRARTNTIGAVARIRHQLAYATHSFFDENGFLYIHTPIITTSDCEGAGEMFQVTALFSQAEKVEKELKENPAPSEADVEAAKLVVKEKGDAVAQLKAAKASKQEITAAVSVLTKAKENVLRVEERSKLKPGLPLKDDGKIAFENDFFKRQAFLTVSGQLQVETYACALSNVYTFGPTFRAENSHTSRHLAEFWMVEPEIAFANLQDDMNCAERYVQYLCKWLLKHCREDMEFMVKHVDKTAIERLELVSSTPFERISYTKAVEILEGVDKKFENKVEWGIDLASEHERYLTEVIFKKPVIVYNYPKGIKAFYMRLNDDQKTVAAMDVLVPKVGELIGGSQREERLDILKQRILDADLPLEPYEWYLDLRRFGSVKHSGFGLGFERMILFATGLENIRDVIPFPRYPGRADL, encoded by the exons ATGGCCGACGACGCGGCATCGGCCCCGCCGACGGCGCAGCTGGCCGCCGCCTCCATCTCCTCGTCGCCCTCCTCCGACCTCGAGCCGCCGACCTCCCGCACCCGCATCCGCGCCATCCTCGACGCCGGCGACGCCATGGCCGGGGAGCGCGTGGTCGTCGGCGGATGGGTCAAGACCGGCCGCCAGCAGGGCAAGGGCGAGTTCGCCTTCCTCGAGGTCAACGACGGCTCCTGCCAGGGGAACCTCCAGGTCATGGTCGACAAGGACGTGCACCCGCTCGCAAGCCTCACCCACACGGGCACCTCCGTGCTCGTCGAGGGCGTGCTCAAGAAGCCCCCCGCGGAAGCCAAGCAGCGCATCGAGTTGAAGGTGGAGCGGGTCATCGAGCTCGGGGAGGTGGACGCCGCCGCCTACCCGCTGCCCAAGACCAAGATCACGCTCGAGACGCTCAGGGACTTCGTCCACCTCCGCGCACGCACCAACACG ATAGGCGCAGTTGCTCGGATAAGGCACCAGCTTGCCTACGCAACCCACAGTTTTTTCGATGAAAATGGATTTTTGTATATTCACACCCCCATAATAACCACCAGCGACTGTGAGGGTGCAGGTGAGATGTTCCAAGTCACTGCCTTATTCAGCCAGGCTGAAAAGGTGGAGAAGGAGCTTAAGGAGAACCCTGCACCATCAGAAGCTGACGTTGAGGCTGCTAAGCTTGTTGTtaaagagaaaggagatgcagTTGCTCAATTGAAAGCAGCAAAAGCTAGCAAGCAAGAGATAACTGCTGCTGTTTCCGTGCTTACAAAAGCTAAAGAGAATGTGTTAAGGGTGGAAGAGCGCTCTAAGTTGAAACCTGGACTTCCACTCAAGGATGATGGGAAAATTGCGTTTGAGAATGACTTCTTCAAGCGTCAAGCTTTTCTGACCGTTTCAGGCCAACTTCAGGTCGAAACTTATGCTTGTGCTCTCAGTAATGTGTATACCTTTGGACCAACATTCCGGGCAGAGAACTCACATACATCAAGACATTTGGCAGAGTTTTGGATGGTTGAACCAGAAATTGCATTTGCAAACTTGCAG GATGATATGAACTGTGCTGAAAGGTATGTACAGTACCTGTGCAAATGGTTACTCAAGCATTGCCGAGAAGACATGGAATTCATGGTTAAACATGTGGACAAGACCGCAATTGAGCGTCTGGAGCTTGTTTCCTCTACTCCGTTTGAACGCATTTCATATACAAAGGCTGTGGAGATCTTAGAAGGTGTAGATAAGAAGTTTGAGAACAAGGTTGAATGGGGAATTGATTTAGCATCTGAGCATGAGAG GTATTTGACTGAGGTGATATTTAAGAAGCCAGTTATTGTGTATAACTACCCAAAAGGAATAAAGGCATTTTACATGAGGCTCAATGATGACCAGAAGACAGTAGCTGCAATGGATGTTCTTGTTCCCAAG GTTGGTGAATTAATCGGTGGAAGCCAAAGGGAGGAGCGTCTTGATATTCTTAAGCAAAG GATACTGGACGCGGATCTTCCTCTGGAGCCATATGAGTGGTACCTGGACCTCCGACGCTTTGGCTCAGTGAAGCACAGCGGGTTCGGCCTAGGGTTTGAGAGGATGATCCTTTTCGCCACCGGCCTGGAGAACATCAGAGATGTCATCCCATTCCCAAGATACCCTGGGAGGGCCGATCTTTGA